A section of the Myxococcus virescens genome encodes:
- a CDS encoding slipin family protein, whose amino-acid sequence MQLTGLFGVLIPVAILFLLFLSGVRIVNEYQNGVVFRLGRFVGLKRAGFRWLIPFVERMVIIDLRTVARDVPPQDVITRDNVSVKVNAVVYFRVIHADKAVLQVEDYLYATSQLAQTTLRSILGQVELDQLLSERERINHEIQQVLDARTDPWGVKVSNVEVKHIDLPAEMQRAIARQAEAERERRAKIIAAEGEHQAAEKLSMAAKVLGRYPATLQLRYLQTLVEITTGGNHTILPIPLDLLRTLSGVKARMEQADDGYEDRRYTEDEEEGPPAGGLS is encoded by the coding sequence ATGCAACTGACCGGACTGTTCGGAGTGCTCATCCCCGTCGCCATCCTGTTCCTGCTCTTCCTGTCGGGGGTGCGCATCGTCAACGAGTACCAGAACGGCGTGGTGTTCCGGCTCGGGCGCTTCGTGGGCCTCAAACGCGCGGGCTTCCGCTGGCTCATCCCCTTCGTCGAGCGCATGGTCATCATCGACCTGCGCACCGTGGCCCGCGACGTGCCGCCACAGGACGTCATCACCCGGGACAATGTCAGCGTGAAGGTCAACGCCGTCGTCTACTTCCGCGTCATCCACGCCGACAAGGCCGTGCTCCAGGTGGAGGACTACCTCTATGCCACCAGCCAGCTCGCCCAGACGACGCTGCGCTCCATCCTGGGCCAGGTGGAGCTGGACCAGCTCCTCTCCGAGCGGGAGCGCATCAACCACGAGATTCAACAGGTGCTCGATGCACGCACCGACCCGTGGGGCGTCAAGGTGTCCAACGTGGAGGTGAAGCACATCGACCTGCCCGCGGAGATGCAGCGGGCCATCGCGCGGCAGGCCGAGGCCGAGCGCGAGCGCCGCGCGAAAATCATCGCCGCCGAGGGCGAACACCAGGCCGCCGAGAAGCTCTCCATGGCCGCCAAGGTCCTCGGCCGCTACCCGGCCACCCTCCAGCTCCGCTACCTCCAGACGCTGGTGGAAATCACCACCGGTGGCAATCACACCATCCTGCCCATCCCGCTCGACCTGCTGCGCACGCTCAGCGGCGTGAAGGCCCGCATGGAGCAGGCCGACGATGGATATGAAGACCGGCGATACACCGAGGATGAGGAAGAGGGCCCTCCCGCGGGCGGCCTGTCCTGA
- a CDS encoding DUF2721 domain-containing protein, with product MLLPSPDTRRAVLRQEVAILDRRHATLARAIAFTYTALLAFVMTSLLYLTKRQTQRPEALPVVSFSVGVLLLGATALLVLASLRLSRRAIKLERQELFD from the coding sequence GTGCTGCTGCCGAGTCCTGACACCCGGCGCGCGGTGCTGCGCCAGGAGGTCGCCATCCTGGACCGGCGGCACGCCACCCTCGCCCGGGCGATTGCCTTCACCTACACGGCGCTGCTGGCCTTCGTGATGACGTCGCTGCTGTACCTGACGAAGCGGCAGACGCAGCGGCCCGAGGCCCTGCCGGTGGTGTCCTTCTCGGTGGGCGTGTTGCTGCTGGGCGCGACGGCGCTGCTCGTGCTGGCGTCGCTGCGGCTGAGCCGGCGGGCCATCAAGCTGGAGCGGCAGGAACTCTTCGACTAG
- a CDS encoding MerR family transcriptional regulator codes for MSTPKTQSEWKLTELAEAVGVSPRTVRYYVQRGLLPAPPFRGPDTVYGEEHLVRLKAIRVLQARFLPLDAIQAELQRSSLDELRQLADSDATPTPPVHAQPLPGPAPMAPPHAPRRPATGLNRYERWELIPGLELHVSEAADTKTRALAERVRALIAEFQEREKP; via the coding sequence GTGAGCACGCCGAAGACACAGAGCGAATGGAAGCTGACGGAGCTGGCCGAGGCGGTGGGCGTCTCGCCGCGGACGGTGCGCTACTACGTCCAACGCGGCCTGCTTCCCGCGCCCCCCTTCCGGGGCCCCGACACCGTGTACGGGGAAGAGCACCTGGTGCGGCTCAAGGCCATCCGCGTCCTGCAGGCGCGGTTCCTTCCCCTGGATGCCATCCAGGCGGAGTTGCAGCGCTCGAGCCTCGATGAGCTGCGCCAGCTCGCCGACTCGGACGCGACACCCACGCCCCCGGTGCACGCGCAGCCGCTACCGGGACCGGCCCCGATGGCGCCACCGCACGCGCCTCGAAGACCGGCCACGGGCCTGAATCGTTACGAGCGCTGGGAGCTGATCCCGGGGCTGGAGCTGCACGTCTCGGAAGCAGCGGACACGAAGACCCGGGCGCTCGCGGAACGCGTTCGCGCCCTCATCGCGGAGTTCCAGGAAAGGGAGAAGCCATGA
- a CDS encoding VIT domain-containing protein: MTIEKAGLYTRNGTQVPLQGVEVTGELLGGHARVRVRQRYRNEEYQPVETIYTFPLPSDATLSAFSMTCAGRRIEGVVREREEAFRTYDDAVTAGHGAALLDEERRNVFTAQVGNLLPYEETVVEVEFLQAVTAEEGSVRWMLPTLVAPRYIPGATTGDRTGHGSEEPTAQVPDADRITPPVGNVHYGLRMDLLVDLGREVVVESPSHAITTTREEGTRVRVGFSRGEVSLDRDLVLSLRSPDSSAVFTPLVTHRKGEGGPGTFALTVVPDLLALASAPPKQEVVFVVDVSGSMAGESLPQAQAALRLCLRHLREGDRFNVIAFENRFQSFQPESVPFTQRTLEEADRWVAALNADGGTELLAPMRAAVQAAPDGVIVLLTDGQVGNEAEILRAVLETRKTARVYSFGIGTNVSDVLLRDMAKQTGGDVEFIHPGERIDDKVVAQFSRALAPRVTELEVRFDGVDCVELAPAELPPLVDGVPWTLLGRYASPGTGTVTLRGRSGQEPFSLTVSVDLPAVSDRPAVEKLWAAERIRGWEAAQLIGRRAESMKQRIVELAVAHQIVTRYTSFVVVEERKGDRRNSGQAKTRVIPVDAPAGWAMFGAQKEEEAALGGAAPRRGRMAARGAMPPPSAAAPAPGAPRPMIQVRRITPPGRAPAQSAPPMDADDGTTDWMIMRSERREQGKADAMKKKRQKGGILSNFFGGGQPPEPMMDEEFEESDASLGESLAAEGGIDTGAEGLLSRQLANGLWDGTGEGSDPVRQARATALALLSLLREGITSSHPLHGAQVKKAVEALLSLAASLSGDAQVAELALGVAWLAAAGPRTRGRIEQAAKPLAGLNGRLGNEVALREHVDTLAAR, from the coding sequence ATGACCATCGAAAAGGCAGGGCTGTACACGCGCAACGGCACGCAGGTCCCCCTGCAAGGTGTCGAAGTCACGGGCGAGCTCCTCGGCGGCCACGCGCGCGTCCGCGTTCGCCAGCGCTACCGCAACGAGGAGTACCAGCCGGTCGAGACCATCTACACCTTCCCCCTTCCCTCCGATGCCACGCTGTCCGCCTTCTCCATGACGTGCGCCGGGCGGCGCATCGAAGGTGTGGTGCGTGAGCGTGAAGAGGCCTTCCGCACCTACGACGACGCCGTCACGGCCGGCCATGGCGCCGCGCTGCTCGACGAGGAGCGCCGCAACGTCTTCACCGCCCAGGTGGGCAACCTGTTGCCCTATGAGGAGACCGTGGTGGAGGTGGAGTTCCTCCAGGCCGTCACCGCCGAGGAAGGCAGCGTGCGCTGGATGCTCCCCACGCTGGTGGCCCCCCGCTACATCCCCGGCGCGACCACGGGCGACCGCACCGGCCACGGCAGTGAAGAGCCCACGGCCCAGGTGCCGGACGCGGACCGCATCACCCCGCCCGTGGGCAACGTGCACTACGGCCTGCGCATGGACCTGCTCGTGGACCTGGGCCGCGAGGTGGTGGTGGAGAGCCCGTCCCACGCCATCACCACCACCCGGGAGGAAGGCACCCGCGTGCGCGTCGGCTTCTCGCGCGGCGAGGTGTCCCTGGACCGCGACCTGGTGCTGAGCCTGCGCAGCCCGGACAGCAGCGCGGTGTTCACGCCGCTCGTCACGCACCGCAAGGGCGAGGGAGGCCCGGGCACCTTCGCGCTCACCGTGGTGCCGGACCTGCTAGCCCTGGCCTCCGCGCCGCCCAAGCAGGAGGTGGTGTTCGTCGTGGACGTCTCCGGCTCCATGGCCGGTGAGAGCCTGCCCCAGGCCCAGGCCGCGCTCCGGCTGTGCCTGCGCCACCTGCGCGAGGGCGACCGGTTCAATGTCATCGCGTTCGAGAATCGCTTCCAGTCGTTTCAGCCGGAGTCCGTGCCCTTCACGCAGCGCACGCTCGAAGAGGCGGACCGCTGGGTGGCCGCGCTGAACGCGGATGGCGGCACGGAGCTGCTCGCGCCCATGCGCGCCGCGGTGCAGGCGGCGCCCGACGGCGTCATCGTGTTGCTCACGGACGGACAGGTGGGGAACGAAGCGGAGATTCTGCGCGCCGTGCTCGAGACGCGGAAGACGGCGCGGGTGTACTCGTTCGGCATCGGCACCAACGTCAGCGACGTGCTGCTGCGGGACATGGCGAAGCAGACGGGCGGTGACGTGGAGTTCATCCACCCGGGCGAGCGAATCGACGACAAGGTGGTGGCGCAGTTCTCCCGTGCGCTGGCGCCGCGTGTCACCGAGCTGGAGGTCCGCTTCGACGGCGTGGACTGTGTGGAGCTGGCGCCCGCCGAGCTACCGCCCCTGGTGGATGGCGTGCCTTGGACGCTGCTGGGCCGCTACGCCTCGCCCGGGACGGGCACGGTGACGCTGCGGGGGCGCTCGGGACAGGAGCCCTTCTCGCTCACCGTCAGCGTGGACCTGCCCGCGGTGTCGGACCGGCCGGCGGTGGAGAAGTTGTGGGCCGCCGAGCGCATCCGGGGCTGGGAGGCCGCCCAGCTCATCGGACGCCGCGCGGAGTCCATGAAACAGCGCATCGTCGAACTGGCCGTCGCGCACCAGATTGTCACCCGGTACACCTCGTTCGTGGTGGTGGAGGAGCGCAAGGGCGACCGGCGGAACTCAGGACAGGCGAAGACGCGCGTCATCCCCGTGGACGCCCCCGCGGGCTGGGCCATGTTCGGCGCGCAGAAGGAGGAGGAGGCCGCGCTCGGTGGCGCCGCTCCCCGTCGCGGGCGGATGGCCGCGCGTGGCGCCATGCCGCCCCCGTCGGCCGCCGCGCCCGCCCCTGGGGCTCCTCGTCCGATGATTCAAGTGCGGCGCATCACCCCGCCCGGGCGCGCGCCCGCGCAGAGCGCGCCCCCGATGGATGCCGATGACGGCACCACGGACTGGATGATCATGAGGAGCGAGCGGCGTGAGCAGGGCAAGGCCGACGCCATGAAGAAGAAGCGCCAGAAGGGAGGAATCCTCTCCAACTTCTTCGGCGGCGGTCAGCCTCCAGAGCCGATGATGGATGAGGAGTTCGAGGAATCCGACGCGTCCCTCGGTGAGTCCCTGGCGGCCGAGGGGGGTATCGACACGGGCGCGGAGGGCCTGCTGTCCCGGCAGCTCGCCAACGGGCTCTGGGACGGCACCGGCGAGGGTTCCGATCCCGTGCGACAGGCGCGCGCCACGGCGCTGGCCCTGCTGTCGCTGCTGCGCGAGGGCATCACCAGCAGCCATCCGCTGCATGGTGCGCAGGTGAAGAAGGCGGTGGAGGCCCTGCTCTCCCTGGCCGCCAGCCTGAGCGGCGATGCACAGGTGGCGGAGCTGGCGCTGGGCGTGGCGTGGCTGGCCGCGGCGGGACCGCGCACCCGGGGCCGCATCGAGCAGGCCGCGAAGCCGCTCGCCGGGCTCAACGGCCGGCTGGGCAACGAGGTGGCCCTGCGCGAGCACGTCGACACGCTGGCCGCGCGCTGA
- a CDS encoding SDR family oxidoreductase: MSGSQGSVVLITGASSGIGKACAELLSARGYIVYGTSRRPAEAAPPGYRMLALDVTQDDSVQRAVETVLSREGRIDVVVNNAGYALAGAAEDTSIEEARAQLDVNLLGALRVCKAVLPSMRERRSGRIIQVSSLGGQVGLPFQSLYSASKFALEGFTEALRQEVAEFGIEATLVQPGDVRTQLTQNRVCVAKAGAGSVYQERFEAVLKAIESGERGGLVAEDVAKKVLEVMERGAPHVRYPVAQLAQRVAVVAKTVLPSRTFEQILMSIYGLRRR; this comes from the coding sequence ATGTCCGGTTCACAGGGAAGTGTCGTTCTCATCACCGGTGCGTCGTCCGGCATCGGCAAGGCGTGCGCGGAGCTGCTGAGCGCGCGTGGCTACATCGTCTACGGCACCAGCCGCCGTCCCGCGGAGGCCGCGCCGCCGGGCTACCGGATGCTGGCGCTGGACGTCACCCAGGACGACTCCGTGCAGCGAGCCGTGGAGACGGTGCTGTCGCGTGAGGGCCGCATCGACGTGGTGGTGAACAACGCGGGCTACGCGCTCGCGGGCGCCGCCGAGGACACCTCCATTGAGGAAGCTCGCGCGCAGTTGGACGTCAACCTCCTGGGCGCGCTGCGCGTGTGCAAGGCGGTGCTGCCGTCGATGCGTGAGCGGCGCTCCGGCCGCATCATCCAGGTCAGCTCCCTGGGCGGGCAGGTGGGGTTGCCCTTCCAGTCGCTCTACAGCGCCAGCAAGTTCGCCCTGGAGGGCTTCACCGAGGCGCTGCGCCAGGAGGTGGCGGAGTTCGGCATCGAGGCGACGCTGGTGCAGCCCGGCGACGTGCGGACGCAGCTCACCCAGAACCGCGTGTGTGTCGCGAAGGCGGGCGCGGGCTCCGTGTACCAGGAGCGCTTCGAGGCCGTGCTGAAGGCCATCGAGTCCGGCGAGCGCGGTGGCCTCGTCGCCGAGGACGTGGCGAAGAAGGTGCTGGAGGTGATGGAGCGCGGAGCGCCTCACGTGCGCTACCCGGTGGCCCAACTGGCGCAGCGCGTGGCGGTGGTGGCGAAGACCGTGCTGCCCTCGCGCACCTTCGAGCAGATCCTCATGTCCATCTACGGCCTGCGCCGCCGCTGA
- a CDS encoding YkvA family protein, whose amino-acid sequence MNIAGLRGMGSRFFRYVRDPHVALWRKLAGVMAVVYFLSPVDALPDVIPVLGWLDDLGVLSAAAFFMVREVQRHQVVIAGEDAQPGVTSPARSKTV is encoded by the coding sequence ATGAACATCGCAGGCCTTCGTGGAATGGGGAGCCGTTTCTTCCGGTACGTGCGCGACCCGCACGTAGCGCTCTGGCGGAAGCTCGCCGGCGTGATGGCGGTGGTCTACTTCCTGTCGCCCGTGGACGCGCTGCCGGACGTCATCCCGGTGCTCGGCTGGCTGGATGACCTGGGCGTGTTGTCCGCCGCCGCCTTCTTCATGGTGCGCGAGGTGCAGCGCCACCAGGTCGTCATCGCGGGGGAGGATGCGCAGCCGGGTGTCACCTCCCCGGCGCGCAGCAAGACGGTCTGA
- a CDS encoding ABC transporter ATP-binding protein has translation MPLLSLDDVTLRYSSSGTAAVDRLSLAVEPGEVLALLGPSGCGKTTTLRLVAGFERPNSGTVTLEGRTLASPGAFVPPEQRSVGMVFQDYALFPHLSVVENVAFGLTAMPRQEARARASNMLKLFGLEGFESRMPHALSGGQQQRVALARALAPGPRVLLLDEPFSSLDSALRASTRMEVRRVLKSLGATVMLVTHDQQEAMAFADRLAVMRAGQVEQVGTPEAVYATPRTAFVAYFLGGTNLLPGVGFGNGARTLLGILPVTGAPAKGNVLLSLRPEAMRLVPDTDGVALGGGLRAEVLAREFQGPSAEFTVACNGLELTVRGAPDLPLRAGDRARLEVVGRAMVLEDTPD, from the coding sequence ATGCCCCTGCTTTCGCTCGACGACGTCACCCTTCGTTATTCCTCCAGCGGTACCGCCGCGGTGGACCGCCTGTCCCTGGCGGTGGAGCCCGGTGAAGTGTTGGCGCTGCTGGGCCCGTCGGGGTGCGGCAAGACGACGACGCTGCGGCTGGTGGCGGGCTTCGAGCGCCCCAACAGCGGCACCGTCACGTTGGAAGGCCGCACCCTGGCCAGCCCAGGCGCCTTCGTGCCCCCCGAGCAGCGCAGCGTGGGCATGGTGTTCCAGGACTACGCGCTCTTTCCGCACCTGTCCGTTGTGGAGAACGTGGCCTTCGGCCTCACCGCGATGCCGCGCCAGGAAGCCCGCGCCCGCGCGAGCAACATGCTGAAGCTCTTCGGCCTGGAGGGCTTCGAGTCGCGCATGCCGCACGCGCTCTCGGGTGGGCAGCAGCAGCGCGTGGCGCTGGCCCGCGCGCTGGCTCCCGGGCCGCGGGTGCTGCTGTTGGATGAGCCCTTCTCCAGCCTGGACAGCGCGCTGCGGGCCTCCACGCGAATGGAGGTGCGGCGGGTGCTGAAGTCGCTGGGGGCCACGGTGATGCTCGTCACGCATGACCAGCAGGAGGCCATGGCCTTCGCGGACCGGCTGGCGGTGATGCGGGCGGGCCAGGTGGAGCAGGTGGGCACGCCGGAGGCCGTCTACGCCACGCCGCGCACGGCCTTCGTGGCGTACTTCCTGGGCGGCACCAACCTGCTGCCGGGCGTGGGCTTCGGCAATGGCGCCCGGACGCTGCTCGGCATCCTTCCGGTGACGGGCGCGCCAGCGAAGGGCAACGTGCTGCTGTCGCTGCGGCCAGAGGCGATGCGACTGGTGCCGGACACGGACGGCGTCGCACTGGGCGGCGGGCTGCGAGCGGAGGTGCTGGCGCGCGAGTTCCAGGGCCCCTCCGCCGAGTTCACCGTGGCGTGCAACGGCCTGGAGCTCACCGTGCGCGGCGCGCCGGACCTGCCGCTGCGCGCGGGTGACCGGGCGAGGCTGGAGGTGGTGGGCCGCGCGATGGTGCTGGAGGACACTCCGGACTGA
- a CDS encoding ABC transporter permease, with the protein MLRRAPVGLWVAGVAMAALALVPAIYLCVRAAEADADAWGLLLRDKTWGLLGRTLGLAAAVTGCAALLSLPLAWLTARTDLPGRRLWTVLLCVPLAVPTFVSGYVLLAAFGVGGALEEPLMRWGLPVPPVYGFPGALLALTVSTYPYFFLALRAGLQSQDPAWLEGAMSLGLTPARAFFRITVPLLRPAFASGALLVGLYVLSDFGAVALVQYDAFSRAIYVQYEGAYDRSYAALLGLALVSVTVGVLALELWLRGRAGYHRSAKGAARASSLVQLGRWRVPALLLCGAVVAVGVGLPVGVLVYWGVQGLSVDSGPMMGPAWNSVSASMLGAVAAVVGALPLAFLAVRYPSRLTVALERVSYAGYALPPIVLALSLVFLGVQAVPFLYGTLVMLVLAYVVRFLPQAVGVVRASLLQLNPHLPEAAASLGQPPSGVLRRVTAPLLRPGLLAGAALVFLTAMKELPATLLLAPIGFETLATRIWGATAEGRFAEAALPALVLMAVSTLGVGLLVSQEGGSTPS; encoded by the coding sequence ATGCTTCGTCGTGCCCCGGTGGGATTATGGGTGGCTGGCGTGGCCATGGCCGCGCTGGCGCTGGTGCCCGCGATTTACCTGTGCGTGCGCGCCGCGGAAGCGGATGCGGACGCATGGGGCCTGCTGCTGCGAGACAAGACGTGGGGCCTGCTGGGCCGCACGTTGGGGCTCGCGGCGGCGGTGACCGGCTGCGCGGCGCTGCTGTCGCTGCCGCTGGCCTGGCTCACCGCGCGCACGGACCTGCCGGGGCGCCGTCTGTGGACGGTGTTGTTGTGTGTGCCGTTGGCGGTGCCCACGTTCGTCAGCGGCTACGTGCTGCTGGCGGCGTTCGGCGTGGGCGGCGCGCTGGAGGAGCCCCTGATGCGCTGGGGACTTCCGGTGCCGCCCGTGTATGGCTTCCCCGGAGCGCTGCTGGCGCTGACGGTGTCGACGTATCCGTACTTCTTCCTCGCGCTGCGTGCCGGGCTGCAGTCCCAGGACCCGGCGTGGCTGGAGGGGGCGATGAGCCTGGGACTCACGCCCGCCCGGGCCTTCTTCCGCATCACCGTGCCCCTGCTGCGTCCTGCCTTCGCGTCGGGCGCGCTGCTGGTGGGACTCTACGTCCTCTCCGACTTCGGCGCGGTGGCGCTGGTGCAGTACGACGCCTTCTCGCGCGCCATCTACGTGCAGTACGAGGGCGCGTATGACCGCAGCTACGCGGCGCTGCTCGGGCTGGCGCTGGTGTCCGTGACCGTGGGCGTGCTGGCCTTGGAGCTGTGGCTGCGCGGCCGTGCGGGCTACCACCGCAGCGCGAAGGGCGCCGCCCGGGCGTCCTCGCTCGTACAGTTGGGCCGCTGGCGCGTGCCGGCGCTGCTCTTGTGCGGCGCGGTGGTGGCGGTGGGCGTGGGGTTGCCGGTGGGCGTGCTCGTCTATTGGGGCGTGCAAGGGCTGTCGGTGGATTCGGGGCCGATGATGGGGCCCGCGTGGAACTCGGTGAGTGCCTCCATGCTGGGCGCGGTGGCGGCGGTGGTGGGCGCGCTGCCGCTGGCCTTCCTCGCGGTGCGCTACCCGAGCCGCCTCACGGTGGCGCTGGAGCGCGTGTCCTACGCGGGTTATGCGCTGCCGCCCATCGTGCTGGCGCTGTCGCTCGTCTTCCTGGGCGTGCAGGCGGTGCCCTTCCTCTACGGCACCCTGGTCATGCTGGTGCTGGCCTACGTGGTGCGCTTCCTGCCGCAGGCGGTGGGGGTGGTGCGGGCGTCGTTGCTTCAGCTCAACCCGCACCTGCCGGAGGCCGCGGCGTCGCTGGGCCAGCCTCCGTCCGGCGTGCTGCGCCGGGTGACGGCGCCGCTGCTACGGCCCGGGCTGCTGGCGGGCGCGGCGCTCGTCTTCCTCACGGCGATGAAGGAGCTCCCGGCCACGTTGCTGCTGGCGCCCATCGGCTTCGAGACGCTCGCCACGCGCATCTGGGGCGCCACCGCCGAGGGCCGCTTCGCCGAGGCCGCGCTGCCGGCGCTGGTGCTGATGGCCGTCTCCACGCTGGGTGTGGGACTGTTGGTGTCGCAAGAGGGCGGCTCGACCCCGAGTTAA
- a CDS encoding iron ABC transporter substrate-binding protein produces MVRLLLASLVLTLASPALAAETLTIYSGRNEKLVGPLLKKFTEKTGVEVKVRYGETPQLAATLLEEGAKTPADVFFAQDAGALGALAKAGQLQVLPKETLDKVDARFRSPQGVWVGTSGRARVVAYNTKKVKADTLPKSILGFTDAKWKGRLGWAPTNASFQSFVTALRLLKGDEAATQWLKGIQANAPRVYKNNSAIIEALGRGEIDAGFVNHYYLYSAKKNKADLPVANYFVAAGDPGALVNVAGVAILKGSKNTDAAKKLAAYLLDAEAQTYFAQETSEFPLVSGVKLAEGLPALDKVGSPDLDLSKLDDLRGTVKLLQDTGVL; encoded by the coding sequence ATGGTACGACTCCTCCTGGCCTCCCTGGTCCTGACCCTGGCCTCCCCCGCGCTCGCGGCGGAGACGCTCACCATCTACTCCGGCCGCAACGAGAAGCTCGTGGGCCCGCTCCTCAAGAAGTTCACCGAGAAGACGGGAGTCGAGGTGAAGGTGCGCTACGGCGAGACGCCGCAGCTCGCCGCCACGTTGCTGGAGGAGGGGGCGAAGACGCCCGCCGACGTGTTCTTCGCGCAGGACGCGGGGGCGCTCGGCGCGCTGGCGAAGGCGGGTCAGCTGCAAGTGCTGCCCAAGGAGACGCTGGACAAGGTGGATGCGCGCTTCCGCTCGCCGCAGGGCGTGTGGGTGGGCACCAGCGGCCGGGCGCGCGTGGTGGCCTACAACACGAAGAAGGTGAAGGCGGACACGCTGCCCAAGAGCATCCTTGGCTTCACGGATGCGAAGTGGAAGGGCCGCCTCGGCTGGGCGCCCACCAACGCCTCGTTCCAGTCCTTCGTCACCGCGCTGCGGCTGCTCAAGGGCGACGAGGCCGCGACGCAGTGGCTCAAGGGCATCCAGGCCAACGCGCCGCGCGTCTACAAGAACAACTCCGCCATCATCGAGGCGCTGGGGCGCGGTGAAATCGACGCGGGCTTCGTGAACCACTACTACCTGTACTCCGCGAAGAAGAACAAAGCGGACCTGCCCGTGGCCAACTACTTCGTCGCGGCGGGTGACCCGGGCGCGCTGGTGAACGTGGCGGGCGTGGCCATCCTCAAGGGCTCGAAGAACACGGACGCGGCGAAGAAGCTGGCCGCGTACCTGCTGGACGCCGAGGCGCAGACGTACTTCGCGCAGGAGACGTCCGAGTTCCCGCTGGTGTCTGGCGTGAAGCTGGCCGAGGGCCTGCCGGCGCTCGACAAGGTGGGCTCGCCCGACCTGGACCTGTCCAAGCTGGATGACCTGCGCGGCACCGTGAAGCTGCTCCAGGATACTGGCGTCCTCTGA
- a CDS encoding PfkB family carbohydrate kinase, with protein sequence MGDASLRDVLVVGSYCHDLLRHGPGRETHALGGSAAYIASVLDAMGLEYAVAAVAGEDFRYAGQVRYPPRTVPGTRTTQFIADFDGEDRTLRVSAKAEPILPEDITVDARVALACGVAGEVLPETLLHVSERARHVLADAQGLIRAFDDDGRVLNLRLEDTPFAGLLERLRVLKASEEEARAMDIERVRQQTCLVVTRGARGCTVFTADARIDVPTVAVEEVDATGAGDCFLAGFTLGLLRGLPLERCAALANWFGAQAVTQVGVPKLDVSRLPAELR encoded by the coding sequence ATGGGTGACGCGTCCCTGCGCGATGTGCTGGTGGTGGGGAGCTACTGCCACGACCTGCTCCGGCATGGCCCCGGGCGGGAAACACATGCGCTCGGCGGGTCGGCGGCGTACATCGCGTCCGTCCTGGATGCGATGGGGCTGGAGTACGCGGTGGCCGCGGTGGCCGGCGAGGACTTCCGTTACGCGGGCCAGGTCCGGTATCCGCCGCGCACCGTTCCGGGGACGCGCACCACGCAGTTCATCGCGGACTTCGACGGGGAGGACCGGACGCTTCGCGTGAGCGCGAAGGCGGAGCCCATCCTGCCGGAGGACATCACCGTGGACGCGCGCGTGGCGCTGGCGTGCGGTGTGGCGGGTGAGGTGCTACCGGAGACGCTGCTCCATGTCTCTGAGCGGGCGCGGCATGTGCTGGCGGATGCGCAGGGGTTGATTCGGGCATTCGATGATGACGGACGGGTGCTCAATCTCCGCCTGGAAGACACACCTTTCGCGGGGCTGCTCGAGCGGCTTCGGGTGCTGAAGGCCAGCGAGGAGGAGGCCCGGGCAATGGACATCGAGCGGGTGCGTCAGCAGACGTGCCTGGTGGTGACGCGTGGGGCGCGGGGCTGCACGGTGTTCACGGCGGATGCGCGCATCGACGTGCCCACGGTTGCGGTGGAGGAAGTGGATGCCACGGGCGCGGGCGACTGCTTCCTCGCGGGCTTCACGCTGGGACTGCTGCGAGGACTGCCGCTGGAGCGCTGCGCCGCGCTGGCGAACTGGTTCGGGGCGCAGGCGGTGACGCAGGTGGGTGTGCCGAAGCTGGATGTCAGCCGGCTTCCGGCGGAGCTGCGCTGA